In Neomonachus schauinslandi chromosome 6, ASM220157v2, whole genome shotgun sequence, a genomic segment contains:
- the LOC110577293 gene encoding LOW QUALITY PROTEIN: 60S ribosomal protein L10a-like (The sequence of the model RefSeq protein was modified relative to this genomic sequence to represent the inferred CDS: substituted 2 bases at 2 genomic stop codons), with amino-acid sequence MHKNQRERTISSRVSRETLYEAVWEVLHGNQHKCRKFSEMVELQISLRNNDPYKDKCFLGTLRLKSTPHPKFSVCVLRDQQHCDESKAVDIPHMDIEVLRKLNKNKKLVKKLGKKYDAFLASESLIKQIPXILGPXLNKAGRFPLLLTHNENMVAKVDEVKSTIKFQMKKVLCLAVMVGHMKMTNDELMYNIHLAVNFLASLLKKSWQDIQALYFKRTMGKPQCLY; translated from the exons ATGCACAAGAATCAGCGGGAAA GAACCATAAGCAGCAGAGTCTCCCGCGAGACCCTGTATGAGGCAGTGTGGGAAGTCCTGCACGGGAACCAGCACAAGTGCCGGAAGTTTTCAGAGATGGTGGAGCTGCAGATCAGCCTGAGGAACAATGACCCTTATAAGGACAAATGCTTCTTGGGCACCCTCAGGCTTAagtccactccccaccccaagtTTTCCGTATGTGTTTTGAGGGACCAACAGCACTGTGATGAGTCCAAGGCTGTGGATATTCCCCACATGGATATTGAGGTGCTGAGGAAActcaacaagaataaaaaattagtCAAGAAGCTGGGCAAGAAGTATGATGCCTTTTTGGCTTCAGAATCTCTGATCAAGCAGATCCCATGAATCCTGGGCCCATGACTGAATAAGGCTGGcaggttccctctcttgctgacCCACAATGAGAACATGGTGGCCAAAGTGGATGAAGTGAAGTCCACAATCAAATTCCAGATGAAGAAGGTGTTGTGTCTGGCGGTGATGGTTGGCCACATGAAGATGACAAATGATGAGCTCATGTACAACATCCACTTAGCTGTCAATTTCCTGGCATCATTGCTCAAGAAGAGTTGGCAGGACATCCAGGCTTTATACTTCAAGAGAACCATGGGCAAGCCCCAGTGCCTGTACTAA